Proteins co-encoded in one Ziziphus jujuba cultivar Dongzao chromosome 9, ASM3175591v1 genomic window:
- the LOC107427380 gene encoding protein CHAPERONE-LIKE PROTEIN OF POR1, chloroplastic has product MSATLAVRPNRIAAGSPFPQPPVRRLGPPAHIRKLSEKIEPWRGLIIPSRWRTLANNNKTMVVVRAGSRADDSSAPYEMSVENALKLLGVSEGASFEDILRAKNSILATCKDDKDTIAQVEAAYDMLLMRSLTQRRAGRVVNSSIRYADVKPVNSPGMGSMPRWLQATMKNPPISVETPSRGDLGIQAGVYGALMVLTYANGTSTTSAVPYAGADVPGLILAGSFGASLYFMTKRNVKLGKATIITVGGLVAGAVVGSAVENWLQVDIVPFLGLHSPAAVVSEFVLFSQFLVSLCLR; this is encoded by the exons ATGTCAGCCACTCTCGCCGTCCGGCCGAACCGTATCGCCGCCGGTTCGCCTTTTCCCCAACCACCGGTTCGGAGACTTGGACCGCCAGCTCATATCCGCAAACTCAGTGAGAAAATCGAGCCCTGGCGAGGCTTAATCATTCCGTCGCGGTGGCGCACGTTAGCTAACAACAACAAGACCATGGTGGTTGTCCGAGCAGGCTCCAGAGCCGACGACTCGTCGGCGCCGTATGAGATGTCCGTTGAGAACGCACTTAAGCTCCTTGGAGTCTCCGAAGGTGCTTCGTTCGAAGACATACTTCGAGCTAAGAACTCGATCCTCGCCACTTGTAAAGATGACAAGGATACGATTGCACAG GTTGAGGCTGCATATGACATGTTACTTATGCGGAGCTTGACACAGAGGCGTGCCGGGAGGGTTGTAAATAGTAGCATTCGATATGCTGATGTTAAGCCTGTAAATTCTCCAGGGATGGGATCAATGCCTCGTTGGCTGCAGGCTACCATGAAGAATCCACCTATTTCAGTTGAAACACCATCAAGGGGTGATTTGGGCATACAAGCCGGTGTTTATGGAGCTTTGATGGTTTTAACTTATGCCAATGGAACTAGCACAACGTCTGCTGTGCCATATGCTGGGGCTGATGTTCCTGGACTGATATTGGCTGGTAGCTTTGGAGCTTCCTTGTACTTCATGACCAAAAGGAATGTTAAGTTAG GCAAGGCTACCATAATAACCGTTGGAGGGCTTGTTGCTGGTGCAGTTGTGGGGTCAGCGGTGGAGAACTGGTTACAGGTGGACATTGTTCCTTTTCTTGGTCTACATTCCCCTGCTGCCGTAGTGAGCGAATTTGttcttttctctcaattcttgGTTTCACTTTGTTTGAGGTAG